One part of the Humulus lupulus chromosome 9, drHumLupu1.1, whole genome shotgun sequence genome encodes these proteins:
- the LOC133799606 gene encoding transcription factor bHLH52-like has protein sequence MAALSFCSNNLPACYPNPLHQNLINPDTAVFPQTKKQRSSSSSSSPTLSFPNTNSFTNHVDPFLLQTTNYNNHHQPLFFSNPTNHNPFFSSALSPQPLYSPFEYDYYNPNNNNLDYSGYYGINYYSDQPEYVFNNDHEPYFSVLIPEYDHYHHIDDRLLLAPLLPEQVVVPDNHDRNHNVMMINNNAYNNNYCYHEQAEMMGNASTSNSNAGEDAIHQELKKSSSSSSKVVSPQSMAARERRRKITEKTQELGKLIPGGTKMTTAEMFQAASKYVHFLKAQIALLQEMSKEEALNIKGLEVLGSPIVQEKLYLEDKCLVPKEFVDRASKANQTMFTNGNDTNDKK, from the exons ATGGCGGCTCTAAGCTTTTGCTCTAATAACCTCCCAGCTTGTTATCCTAATCcccttcaccaaaatctgataaaCCCAGACACTGCCGTTTTCCCACAAACAAAGAAACaaagatcatcatcatcatcatcatcacccacATTGTCGTTTCCAAACACCAACTCTTTCACCAATCATGTGGATCCATTCCTACTCCAAACTACCAATTATAACAATCATCATCAACCATTATTCTTCTCCAACCCCACAAACCACAACCCTTTCTTCTCATCAGCTCTCTCTCCACAACCCCTTTATTCCCCTTTCGAATATGATTACTAtaatcctaataataataatctcgATTATTCTGGCTACTACGGTATTAATTATTACTCTGATCAACCGGAATACGTGTTCAATAATGATCACGAGCCTTACTTTTCCGTTTTGATTCCGGAGTATGATCATTATCATCACATTGACGATCGACTACTGCTGGCTCCCTTATTACCAGAACAAGTAGTAGTGCCTGATAATCATGATCGAAATCATAATGTGATGATGATTAATAACAAtgcttataataataattattgttATCACGAGCAGGCGGAGATGATGGGGAATGCCAGTACTAGTAATAGTAATGCCGGTGAAGATGCTATTCATCAAGAGTTGAAGaagagcagcagcagcagtagcaaggTGGTGTCGCCGCAGAGTATGGCGGCGAGAGAGAGGAGGAGGAAGATAACGGAGAAGACACAGGAGCTAGGCAAACTCATTCCTGGTGGCACTAAGATGACCACTGCTGAAATGTTCCAAGCTGCTTCCAAATATGTCCACTTTTTGAAGGCACAAATCGCCCTTCTTCAG GAGATGAGTAAGGAAGAGGCATTGAATATCAAAGGACTTGAAGTTTTAGGATCGCCAATTGTTCAGGAGAAGTTGTATTTGGAAGACAAGTGTTTGGTTCCAAAAGAATTTGTTGATCGAGCGAGCAAAGCCAATCAAACCATGTTCACGAATGGTAATGATACAAATGATAAGAAATGA
- the LOC133800526 gene encoding heavy metal-associated isoprenylated plant protein 28-like isoform X2: MELIVHMDCGGCESKIKKALQNLEGVDEVDVDMNLQKVTVMGWADQDKILKTVRRTGRKAEMWPYSPEYQHNATVVQQYYQQQHHQAGNDSEAITLYDSIFPIVPSNQFFQNVHDFGYYSNYQQQMNSTIVDDQATSMFSDDNPHACSIM, encoded by the exons ATGGAGTTGATAGTTCATATGGACTGTGGTGGTTGCGAGAGCAAGATAAAGAAGGCTCTTCAAAACCTagaag GAGTGGATGAAGTTGATGTGGACATGAACTTGCAAAAGGTGACAGTAATGGGATGGGCTGACCAAGACAAGATTTTGAAGACAGTGAGAAGAACTGGAAGAAAGGCTGAGATGTGGCCGTACAGCCCTGAGTATCAACACAACGCCACCGTAGTCCAGCAGTACTATCAGCAACAGCATCATCAGGCGGGTAACGATAGTGAAGCAATAACCTTGTATGATTCAATATTCCCGATTGTGCCCTCCAATCAGTTCTTTCAGAATGTTCATGATTTTGGCTACTATTCCAATTATCAACAACAGATGAACAGTACCATCGTTGATGACCAGGCCACCTCCATGTTCAGTGATGACAACCCTCACGCTTGTTCCATAATGTAG
- the LOC133800526 gene encoding heavy metal-associated isoprenylated plant protein 28-like isoform X1 → MRYSWQRKPKITNSSNSTMELIVHMDCGGCESKIKKALQNLEGVDEVDVDMNLQKVTVMGWADQDKILKTVRRTGRKAEMWPYSPEYQHNATVVQQYYQQQHHQAGNDSEAITLYDSIFPIVPSNQFFQNVHDFGYYSNYQQQMNSTIVDDQATSMFSDDNPHACSIM, encoded by the exons ATGAGGTATAGTTGGCAAAGGAAACCCAAGATCACTAATTCTTCCAACTCTacg ATGGAGTTGATAGTTCATATGGACTGTGGTGGTTGCGAGAGCAAGATAAAGAAGGCTCTTCAAAACCTagaag GAGTGGATGAAGTTGATGTGGACATGAACTTGCAAAAGGTGACAGTAATGGGATGGGCTGACCAAGACAAGATTTTGAAGACAGTGAGAAGAACTGGAAGAAAGGCTGAGATGTGGCCGTACAGCCCTGAGTATCAACACAACGCCACCGTAGTCCAGCAGTACTATCAGCAACAGCATCATCAGGCGGGTAACGATAGTGAAGCAATAACCTTGTATGATTCAATATTCCCGATTGTGCCCTCCAATCAGTTCTTTCAGAATGTTCATGATTTTGGCTACTATTCCAATTATCAACAACAGATGAACAGTACCATCGTTGATGACCAGGCCACCTCCATGTTCAGTGATGACAACCCTCACGCTTGTTCCATAATGTAG